In the Choloepus didactylus isolate mChoDid1 chromosome 5, mChoDid1.pri, whole genome shotgun sequence genome, one interval contains:
- the LOC119534872 gene encoding glutaredoxin-1-like, producing the protein MAQEFVNSKIHPGKVVVFIKPTCPYCRKTQEILCQMPFKQGLLEFVDITGTSDTNAIQDYFQQLTGARTVPQVFIGKDCIGGCSDLISMQKSGELETWLRQIEALK; encoded by the coding sequence ATGGCTCAGGAATTTGTGAACAGCAAAATCCACCCCGGGAAGGTGGTTGTGTTCATCAAGCCCACCTGCCCCTACTGCAGAAAGACCCAAGAGATCCTCTGTCAAATGCCCTTCAAACAAGGACTTCTGGAATTCGTCGATATCACAGGCACCAGTGACACAAACGCAATTCAGGATTATTTCCAACAGCTCACGGGGGCAAGAACGGTACCTCAGGTCTTTATCGGAAAAGATTGTATAGGTGGATGCTCTGATCTAATAAGCATGCAAAAGAGTGGAGAACTGGAGACCTGGCTACGGCAAATTGAAGCTCTAAAATAA